The following proteins are encoded in a genomic region of Xanthocytophaga agilis:
- a CDS encoding GNAT family N-acetyltransferase: MRLKHSECLLHVSIKDTLAVSPVKATFGGIEIHQGLPDSLLDLFIQHVDQFLCSQNIHQVKLTNYPFAYNLSAAQKITAALLRNGYTIDNSEVNYHIPVTNEPLEKRMHYSEKRRLRKCVQSGMIFKEEKSPDLSKIHTFIHQARIRKGFPMTLPLETFRNLFMQMPNVYRVFVAIYRDELAALTVTVRINKDILYNFYPADNEYFLNYSPSVFITSEVYKIAQQEGYKMVDLGIATDQSVPNYGLMRFKSNLGAENSLRLSFCKRFNDNATSL; the protein is encoded by the coding sequence ATGAGGCTCAAACATTCTGAGTGTTTGTTGCATGTCTCTATAAAGGATACACTAGCAGTAAGTCCAGTGAAAGCAACTTTTGGAGGTATAGAAATTCATCAGGGGCTACCAGACTCATTACTTGATTTATTCATTCAGCATGTTGACCAATTTCTATGTTCTCAAAATATTCACCAGGTTAAGCTAACCAATTATCCTTTTGCTTATAATCTAAGCGCTGCACAAAAAATTACAGCTGCACTTCTTAGAAACGGATATACCATTGATAATTCAGAGGTAAACTATCATATTCCTGTAACTAATGAGCCACTGGAAAAACGTATGCACTATTCAGAAAAAAGGCGTCTGCGTAAGTGTGTCCAATCTGGAATGATTTTTAAAGAAGAAAAATCGCCTGACCTATCTAAAATTCATACATTCATCCATCAAGCTCGTATCCGTAAAGGGTTTCCGATGACTCTGCCACTGGAAACATTTCGAAATCTATTCATGCAAATGCCTAACGTCTATCGGGTTTTTGTTGCAATCTATAGAGATGAACTTGCTGCACTTACAGTAACTGTTCGTATCAATAAAGACATTCTCTACAACTTCTATCCAGCTGACAATGAATACTTTTTAAACTATAGCCCCTCTGTTTTCATCACGTCAGAAGTATACAAAATAGCACAACAGGAAGGATATAAGATGGTAGATCTGGGAATTGCTACAGATCAAAGTGTACCCAATTATGGATTGATGCGTTTTAAAAGTAACCTGGGAGCAGAAAACTCACTTCGTTTATCCTTTTGCAAACGTTTCAACGATAACGCTACAAGTCTCTGA